From the genome of Candidatus Zixiibacteriota bacterium:
GACCGGCGATAGTCTGAATTTCGGATACTTCCTGGATTCCCGGAATGAACAGCACCGGCTTACCCATCTCGGTAGCCCGGCCGACCGCCTCCGTGACAGCATCGAGACCGCTCAGCTTGCGAATAAACAGCGGTTTGCCACTGCGTGCCAGACGTATATACACCAGGACTGCAACGGTGAAAACAGCCAAAAGTATAAAGGCATTGATTCGGTCACTGCGAAACCAGGCCTCACCCTCGGCCGCCATCAGCAAACTCGGCAGGAGTAATATCACAGATGCAGTACAGAGCAGTCGCTTCATCAGATTTTCGCTAACTCGCCTTTCAGGTGATCAATCACTTTGACCGGTGTGGGATCGATTTTATTTAGCAATGCCAGATACAGGCTGACGAAATCTCCGAATTGTATTGCAGAAAACATTCGCGCCAGAAGATTGGGACCACTGGTCTCAAACTCCAGCACATCGACGCCCCTGTCGCGGATAATATCCGCCACGATTTTCATGCGGGGTGTAACCCGCTTATGATCATCTTTGTCCCTGATTATAACAGTATACAGCTTGTCTTTGAAATC
Proteins encoded in this window:
- a CDS encoding bifunctional phosphoglucose/phosphomannose isomerase (catalyzes the reversible isomerization of glucose 6-phosphate to fructose 6-phosphate), which codes for DFKDKLYTVIIRDKDDHKRVTPRMKIVADIIRDRGVDVLEFETSGPNLLARMFSAIQFGDFVSLYLALLNKIDPTPVKVIDHLKGELAKI